The following proteins are encoded in a genomic region of Montipora foliosa isolate CH-2021 chromosome 8, ASM3666993v2, whole genome shotgun sequence:
- the LOC137968081 gene encoding protein unc-13 homolog C-like has product MVTVRELLKVQESALKAIFESMISSFSSRLDDVVKTVSSLKASLEFSQKEIEDLKPLNLKLSEATRDIDQIKCDFGGMQLKTEYLENQSRRNNIRVSGIPEAVGETWEVSEAKVKAVIKEKLQIDVDIERAHRVERRKPSKRQNTNQPRTIVCRLRDWKQREAVVRKARKVKPEGLYVSEDLAPETLLKREAQIPKLKAAKESGKIAYFILDRLVIREKPA; this is encoded by the coding sequence ATGGTCACAGTAAGAGAGCTTTTAAAGGTGCAGGAGTCTGCTCTAAAGGCCATATTCGAGTCTATGATCAGCTCATTTTCGTCGAGGTTGGACGACGTGGTCAAAACTGTTTCCTCTTTGAAAGCCAGTTTGGAGTTTTCACAGAAAGAGATTGAAGATCTTAAACCTCTAAACTTAAAGTTGTCCGAGGCCACCAGGGACATTGACCAGATCAAGTGTGACTTTGGCGGAATGCAGCTGAAGACAGAATACCTTGAAAACCAGTCCAGGAGAAATAATATCAGGGTGAGTGGCATTCCTGAAGCGGTGGGCGAAACTTGGGAGGTTTCGGAAGCGAAGGTGAAGGCGGTTATCAAGGAGAAGTTGCAGATAGACGTGGATATCGAGAGGGCCCACAGGGTAGAGCGCCGAAAGCCAAGCAAGAGGCAGAACACCAACCAACCGAGAACGATTGTTTGCCGCTTGCGAGACTGGAAGCAGAGGGAAGCAGTGGTCAGGAAAGCTCGCAAAGTCAAGCCCGAAGGTCTCTATGTGAGCGAGGATCTGGCTCCCGAGACCCTACTCAAGCGGGAAGCCCAAATTCCAAAGTTAAAAGCAGCTAAGGAGTCAGGTAAAATAGCCTATTTCATACTTGATAGGCTTGTTATTCGTGAAAAACCAGCGTGA
- the LOC138012855 gene encoding polyubiquitin-B-like isoform X1, whose amino-acid sequence MAQKYLVTKELLEEFGLLEVKLTTFIPEEEYRACQEYFSGRRREKSQSGTQLIDEQGNLSEKLKMMKMSAATTMESNLEVSKAVDLSRQQKDVDWVAGLADYSPVWEGDKTKQLSEEDFTQSRGNIPTTATRPLGLSEKMQILVDPFIGEKFYLEVGPSDSVEKVKTKILEKKGIPADQQVLVFKGELLKDERTLSDYHIDKESTPYLRFRYHDDVTVFVRGITRSTFSLRVRTSDSVESLKRKIMVEEDIPVHDQRLLYSGRQLEDGCTLTDCRITEGSTVDLVSRLRGGGEMAIFAKLLNGKLLRLGVEPDDLIENVKVKIQDEVGISSDKQELFCDGRKLKNGRTLRHYNIQHDFTLTVVSESVMEIYVRFSSAGETITLTIRSSDAIRDLKNKIQAQQGIVAKKQILMFNSEELKDSCSVADYNIQNGSFLSLVFRESDRDGKCVLS is encoded by the exons ATGGCTCAGAAATATCTCGTGACAAAGGAGCTTCTGGAGGAGTTTGGCCTGCTTGAGGTGAAATTGACAacattcatccctgaagaggAGTACAGAGCTTGTCAAGAGTATTTTTCTG GGCGTCGACGTGAGAAATCTCAGAGCGGCACACAATTAATAGATGAGCAAGGCAATCTCTCAGAgaagttgaaaatgatgaaaatgtcgGCAGCAACAACTATGGAAAGTAATCTTGAGGTATCCAAGGCAGTTGATCTATCAAGACAACAAAAGGATGTTGACTGGGTTGCTGGGTTGGCCGATTATTCGCCTGTCTGGGAGGGtgacaagacaaaacaactGTCAGAAGAGGATTTTACCCAGAGTCGGGGAAATATTCCCACAACGGCTACCCGACCCTTGGGTCTTTCAGAGAAAATGCAAATCTTGGTCGACCCTTTTATTGGTGAAAAATTCTATTTAGAAGTCGGACCAAGTGATTCTGTTGAGAAAGTGAAGACGaaaattttggagaaaaaaggGATACCAGCAGATCAGCAGGTACTCGTATTTAAAGGTGAGCTACTGAAAGATGAGCGCACTTTAAGTGACTACCACATTGACAAGGAATCCACTCCGTATTTGCGGTTTCGATACCATGATGACGTGACCGTCTTTGTCAGAGGGATTACTCGTTCAACTTTCAGTCTGCGCGTTAGGACAAGCGATTCTGTTGAGAGCTTGAAGAGGAAAATTATGGTCGAAGAAGATATACCAGTACACGACCAAAGACTTCTCTATTCTGGAAGACAACTGGAAGATGGCTGCACTCTAACCGACTGCAGGATTACGGAGGGAAGCACAGTCGATTTGGTGTCGCGACTCCGTGGAGGCGGGGAAATGGCAATTTTCGCAAAGTTGCTGAATGGAAAGCTGTTAAGGTTAGGAGTGGAACCCGATGATCTGATCGAGAACGTGAAGGTGAAGATTCAGGACGAGGTAGGCATCTCCTCTGATAAGCAGGAGCTTTTTTGTGACGGCAGGAAGCTCAAAAATGGTCGCACTTTGCGTCACTACAATATTCAGCACGACTTTACTTTAACAGTTGTTTCCGAGTCAGTCATGGAAATTTATGTAAGATTTTCGTCAGCTGGAGAGACGATAACGTTAACAATCAGATCAAGCGATGCCATCAGGGATCTGAAGAACAAAATTCAAGCCCAACAAGGAATTGTGGCTAAGAAACAGATTCTCATGTTTAATAGCGAGGAACTGAAAGATAGCTGCAGCGTGGCTGACTACAACATTCAGAATGGCTCTTTCCTGTCCTTGGTCTTCCGGGAAAGCGATAGAGATGGAAAATGCGTTTTAAGTTAA